The Marinobacter subterrani genome has a segment encoding these proteins:
- a CDS encoding sigma-E factor negative regulatory protein, with the protein MDDRLRETLSAMMDDEADELSVRRLLSHDHQDEVRAQWQRWQDVRDLLHDGHLPAHEVDVSVAVRDLLDGRSSVSDPTISVEPKTNGRRWHWPVAAMVAMALLVGFGAGAGWRPLGAGPVQSVTASASEVPAQDQPVREIALQGLDKAQWEHMSRYLLEHAQHNSVGAGRGAVGYARLVSANGSGY; encoded by the coding sequence ATGGATGATCGTCTCAGAGAAACACTGTCCGCCATGATGGACGACGAAGCTGATGAGCTGTCGGTGCGCCGCCTGCTGTCACACGATCACCAGGACGAGGTTCGGGCGCAATGGCAGCGCTGGCAGGATGTGCGGGATCTTTTGCATGATGGCCACTTGCCGGCCCATGAGGTGGATGTGAGTGTTGCTGTACGTGACCTGCTCGACGGTCGGTCGTCGGTTTCTGACCCCACCATTTCCGTTGAGCCGAAAACCAACGGCCGGCGCTGGCATTGGCCGGTGGCGGCGATGGTTGCCATGGCGTTGCTCGTCGGTTTCGGCGCTGGTGCAGGATGGCGGCCCCTTGGTGCCGGGCCTGTCCAGTCCGTGACTGCATCCGCATCAGAGGTTCCCGCACAGGATCAGCCGGTCAGGGAGATCGCCCTGCAGGGGCTGGATAAAGCACAGTGGGAACACATGAGTCGCTATTTGCTGGAGCACGCGCAGCACAACAGTGTCGGCGCGGGACGGGGCGCTGTTGGCTATGCCCGCCTGGTCAGCGCGAATGGCAGCGGTTACTGA
- a CDS encoding DegQ family serine endoprotease, protein MLATLLAMLPVLVLAAWSQAVAAQALPDFTGLVKENADAVVNISTTTMPEASNTRGMPFDERQLQQMPEFFQDFFHGPRSPFGGGAPGRAQPRRSMGSGFIVSEDGYILTNNHVVEGADEIIVRLNDRRELPATLVGTDPRSDMAVLKIENAEDLPVVKIGQSSDLEVGEWVFAIGSPFGFDYTVTSGIVSALGRSLPSENYVPFIQTDVAINPGNSGGPLFNMDGEVVGINSQIYTRSGGFMGVSFAIPIDDAMNVFRQLRDKGSVSRGWLGVLIQEVNRDLAESFGLERPRGALIAEVMPDSPAQESGLQAGDIVLSYDGEPIELSSDLPPMVGRTPVGEMAKLKVLRGGEVIELGVEIGQLPEEGGQQAAAPSVDGGSPSSAPLGMVVEPLPADAADSLGIDSGVVVTNVARGAAYEAGIRPGDVITEINRKKVDSVEGFREVVRDLPDGKAVSVRVVRQGRALYLVMKP, encoded by the coding sequence ATGCTGGCTACTCTGCTGGCTATGCTGCCGGTCCTGGTGCTGGCTGCCTGGAGCCAGGCAGTGGCTGCCCAGGCTTTGCCCGATTTTACCGGGCTGGTTAAGGAAAATGCCGACGCCGTGGTCAACATAAGCACGACCACGATGCCCGAGGCCAGCAATACTCGGGGCATGCCTTTTGACGAGCGCCAGCTCCAACAGATGCCAGAGTTTTTTCAGGACTTTTTCCATGGCCCCAGGTCGCCCTTCGGTGGTGGTGCCCCCGGGCGTGCTCAGCCGCGCCGGTCCATGGGCTCCGGTTTTATTGTGTCCGAGGATGGCTACATACTCACCAACAATCATGTGGTTGAAGGGGCCGACGAAATCATAGTCCGCCTGAATGACCGTCGTGAGCTGCCGGCAACGCTGGTGGGAACAGATCCACGATCCGATATGGCGGTTCTGAAAATCGAGAACGCTGAAGATCTGCCGGTTGTGAAAATTGGCCAGTCGAGCGATCTGGAAGTCGGTGAATGGGTATTTGCCATCGGTTCGCCGTTCGGTTTCGATTACACCGTTACGTCTGGGATTGTCAGCGCCCTGGGCCGCTCGCTGCCCTCCGAAAACTACGTTCCCTTCATCCAGACTGACGTTGCGATAAACCCCGGAAACTCTGGTGGTCCGCTGTTCAACATGGATGGTGAAGTCGTGGGCATCAATTCCCAGATCTATACCCGCTCAGGTGGCTTCATGGGCGTCTCATTTGCCATTCCGATTGACGACGCCATGAACGTTTTCCGCCAGTTGCGCGACAAGGGCTCAGTCTCCCGCGGCTGGCTCGGTGTCCTGATCCAGGAAGTGAATCGCGATCTGGCGGAGTCCTTTGGTCTGGAACGCCCGAGAGGCGCCCTGATTGCCGAGGTCATGCCAGACTCGCCGGCGCAAGAGTCAGGACTGCAGGCCGGCGATATCGTGCTCAGCTATGATGGTGAGCCGATTGAGCTGTCGTCCGATCTGCCGCCGATGGTGGGCCGTACCCCGGTTGGTGAAATGGCTAAACTGAAGGTGCTTCGCGGCGGAGAAGTGATTGAGCTGGGCGTGGAAATTGGGCAATTGCCCGAGGAAGGAGGCCAGCAGGCGGCAGCTCCGTCGGTTGACGGTGGCAGCCCCTCATCCGCGCCTCTGGGTATGGTCGTGGAGCCCCTGCCTGCGGATGCGGCCGATTCGCTCGGTATTGACAGCGGTGTGGTGGTTACCAATGTGGCCCGCGGCGCAGCCTATGAAGCCGGCATCCGGCCGGGCGACGTGATCACTGAAATCAATCGCAAAAAGGTTGATTCCGTTGAAGGCTTCCGTGAGGTGGTGCGGGACCTGCCGGATGGCAAGGCGGTCTCGGTGAGAGTGGTGCGCCAGGGCCGTGCGCTGTATCTGGTGATGAAGCCCTGA
- a CDS encoding DUF4845 domain-containing protein, with the protein MKKNNFSGMGRQGGASALIMMVMVLFFGGLLTLVIKLGPVYLDDITIQEALESLDGTEGLSNMGPAQVRTLINKRLSVNNVRGFDAKNITVEKNGEFVVIKVDYEVRNNLFSNVDTVVHFKHEYEMTGK; encoded by the coding sequence ATGAAGAAAAACAATTTTTCCGGCATGGGCCGTCAGGGCGGTGCCTCGGCACTGATAATGATGGTTATGGTGCTGTTTTTTGGCGGTTTGCTGACCCTGGTGATCAAGCTCGGTCCCGTTTACCTGGACGACATTACCATCCAGGAAGCACTGGAAAGCCTTGATGGTACAGAGGGCCTGTCGAATATGGGGCCGGCGCAGGTTCGCACGCTGATCAACAAGCGGCTCAGTGTGAACAACGTCCGGGGTTTCGATGCCAAGAATATTACCGTTGAGAAGAACGGTGAGTTTGTTGTGATCAAAGTTGATTATGAAGTCCGAAACAACCTGTTCAGCAATGTGGATACGGTGGTTCACTTCAAGCATGAATATGAGATGACAGGCAAGTGA
- the lepB gene encoding signal peptidase I, which translates to MDINFPLVLVVLTFATGLIWLADKLFLRPRRLAAARDNGTGVDDGSAAGTTEPKEPYLVDLSRSFFPVLAIVLVLRSFLVEPFQIPSGSMLPTLEVGDFILVNKYAYGVRLPVLGTKILPVDDPQRGDVMVFKYPKDGETNYIKRVIGEPGDRIRYEDKQLFINGELVDTRFIARLPPVELRREDLGEVEHDIFLTMGRSGDSGEGEWVVPEDHYFVMGDNRDNSNDSRYWGMVPDELVVGKAFAIWMHWKSFTSLPSFDRVGGIE; encoded by the coding sequence ATGGATATCAATTTTCCCCTGGTTCTGGTGGTACTGACCTTTGCAACGGGTCTGATCTGGCTGGCGGACAAACTGTTTCTTCGGCCGCGGCGGCTCGCCGCTGCCCGTGATAATGGCACTGGCGTGGATGACGGTTCAGCGGCCGGGACAACAGAACCCAAAGAGCCCTACCTGGTAGATCTTAGTCGCTCCTTTTTTCCGGTGCTGGCCATTGTGCTGGTGTTGCGGTCGTTTCTGGTGGAGCCGTTCCAGATTCCGTCCGGCTCCATGCTGCCAACGCTTGAGGTGGGCGATTTCATACTCGTGAACAAATATGCCTATGGGGTTCGGCTGCCGGTTCTGGGCACAAAGATACTGCCTGTTGACGACCCCCAGCGGGGCGATGTCATGGTGTTCAAGTACCCGAAAGACGGCGAGACCAACTACATCAAACGGGTGATTGGCGAGCCTGGCGACCGCATCCGCTACGAAGACAAGCAGCTCTTTATCAATGGCGAGCTTGTTGACACCCGGTTCATTGCAAGGCTGCCACCCGTGGAGTTACGCCGGGAAGACCTGGGCGAGGTTGAACACGACATCTTCCTGACCATGGGTCGCTCCGGTGACAGTGGTGAAGGTGAGTGGGTGGTGCCCGAGGACCATTATTTTGTCATGGGCGACAACCGGGACAACAGCAACGACAGCCGGTACTGGGGCATGGTCCCCGATGAGCTGGTGGTGGGCAAGGCGTTTGCCATCTGGATGCACTGGAAATCCTTTACCAGTCTGCCATCCTTTGATCGTGTGGGCGGAATCGAGTAA
- a CDS encoding MucB/RseB C-terminal domain-containing protein: MRSPLNAVARSRSVSLWVVLVLALAGSLPVAAEGDEAAAWLKRLGPALNMTSYRGVFVYARGDSVHSMQIAHRYHKGVVEERLVLQDGGSGEILRKGVNVVCVLPETGAIKLDQVIPLGPFADAFAGQWVPVRRWYRAEMKGEGRVAGYDVVSLALSARDSFRYSYRLWLEKSSGLLVKSQVSNAEGDVLEHFQFTSLQIGGDIPDSEFEIRTEGREVSGTLNSPPSRASTVQHMKGWQLGWRPDGFMPAAAPGPGKGQAVAFSDGLAAFSVFVEPADELNMPTGASRIGATTVYMHKVRKSGSAFLVTVVGELPPKTARRVAESVRIENELALRAGGS, translated from the coding sequence ATGCGCAGCCCCCTGAATGCCGTTGCCCGGAGTCGCTCAGTGTCCTTGTGGGTCGTTCTTGTGCTGGCGCTTGCCGGGTCATTGCCTGTAGCAGCCGAGGGAGACGAGGCGGCTGCCTGGCTCAAGCGGCTCGGGCCGGCGCTGAACATGACATCCTACCGTGGCGTGTTCGTCTATGCCCGGGGTGACAGTGTCCATTCAATGCAGATTGCGCATCGCTACCACAAGGGTGTCGTCGAGGAGCGATTGGTGCTGCAGGACGGCGGCAGCGGTGAAATTCTCAGGAAGGGCGTGAACGTGGTCTGTGTGCTTCCCGAAACGGGAGCCATAAAGCTTGATCAGGTCATTCCGCTGGGCCCCTTTGCCGACGCTTTCGCCGGTCAGTGGGTGCCGGTGAGGCGCTGGTATCGCGCCGAGATGAAGGGGGAGGGCCGGGTGGCTGGCTACGATGTCGTCTCGCTCGCCCTGAGCGCCCGGGATTCCTTTCGCTACAGTTACCGGCTTTGGCTCGAAAAGTCGAGCGGGCTTCTTGTCAAGAGCCAGGTGAGCAACGCCGAGGGCGACGTGCTGGAGCATTTCCAGTTCACCAGTCTGCAGATCGGGGGCGATATTCCGGACAGCGAATTTGAAATCCGGACCGAAGGAAGGGAAGTGTCAGGGACACTGAACAGCCCGCCTTCCCGGGCATCGACGGTTCAGCACATGAAAGGCTGGCAGCTTGGCTGGCGACCGGATGGCTTCATGCCGGCTGCCGCCCCTGGCCCGGGTAAGGGGCAGGCCGTTGCGTTTTCCGATGGGCTCGCCGCCTTTTCCGTGTTTGTTGAGCCAGCCGATGAGCTGAATATGCCCACCGGAGCCTCTCGCATCGGCGCCACGACGGTGTACATGCACAAGGTCAGAAAAAGCGGAAGTGCATTTCTTGTCACTGTCGTCGGGGAACTGCCACCGAAAACGGCCCGTCGGGTTGCCGAGTCGGTCCGGATCGAGAACGAGCTGGCGCTCAGGGCGGGTGGATCATGA
- a CDS encoding SoxR reducing system RseC family protein, with protein sequence MIVETGKVVALKGDRVWVQTIRASACQSCAARSGCGQKVLAAATGGRANQILVANTVSARVGDEVTIGIDEQALLGASLIVYAIPLLLMLVATVLGHQLSGGQDSGAMLAAAGGLGLGFLVARKLQGPGKTGYEPRLVRVNRIHSENCL encoded by the coding sequence ATGATTGTTGAAACCGGAAAAGTTGTTGCGCTGAAAGGGGACCGGGTCTGGGTCCAGACCATCCGTGCCAGTGCATGCCAGAGCTGTGCCGCCCGCAGTGGTTGCGGGCAGAAAGTGCTGGCGGCCGCGACAGGGGGGCGGGCGAACCAGATTCTGGTGGCGAACACGGTCAGTGCCCGGGTCGGCGATGAAGTTACCATCGGCATCGACGAGCAGGCGCTGCTTGGCGCCTCGTTGATCGTCTATGCCATTCCGCTGCTTCTGATGCTGGTAGCAACGGTGCTTGGCCACCAGCTGTCGGGTGGGCAGGACAGTGGCGCCATGCTGGCGGCAGCCGGGGGGCTTGGCCTGGGTTTTCTGGTTGCCCGAAAACTGCAGGGGCCCGGCAAAACAGGCTACGAACCCCGACTGGTTCGTGTTAACCGGATTCACTCTGAAAACTGTCTATAA
- the lepA gene encoding translation elongation factor 4: protein MTELSRIRNFSIIAHIDHGKSTLADRFIQVCGGLTDREMAEQVLDSMDLERERGITIKAQSVTLNYKARDGQVYKLNFIDTPGHVDFSYEVSRSLYACEGALLVVDAGQGVEAQSVANCYTAIEQGLEVVPVLNKMDLPQAEPERVAAEIEDIIGIEASDAVRCSAKSGMGVEDVLEDLIKKIPPPKGDRSAPLQALIIDSWFDNYLGVVSLVRVTEGTLKKGDKIVIKSTGKAWNADKVGIFNPKPTDTDMLEAGDVGFVVAGIKDIHGAPVGDTIVHQKYAAETPMLPGFKKVKPQVYAGLFPVSADDYNDFRDALEKLTLNDASLFFEPESSDALGFGFRCGFLGMLHMEIIQERLEREYDIDLITTAPTVIYEVITRQGETLSVDNPSSLPDIGSIEEMREPMVEANILVPQEHLGNVIALCEEKRGVQKNMHFMSTQVQVTYELPMAEVVMDFFDRIKSASRGFASLDYHFVRFQTANLVRLDVLINSERVDALALIVHKEQAHRKGRQLIEKMKELIPRQMFDIAIQAAIGNQVVSRVTVKALRKNVTAKCYGGDVSRKKKLLQKQKEGKKRMKQLGNVEVPQEAFLAVLKVDN, encoded by the coding sequence GTGACTGAACTGAGCCGAATCCGTAACTTTTCCATCATCGCCCACATCGACCATGGTAAATCCACACTTGCCGACCGTTTTATCCAGGTCTGCGGTGGCCTGACCGACCGTGAAATGGCTGAACAGGTCCTGGACTCGATGGATCTCGAGCGTGAGCGAGGAATTACCATCAAGGCTCAGAGTGTCACGCTTAATTACAAAGCCCGGGACGGCCAGGTATACAAGCTCAACTTCATTGATACCCCGGGCCATGTGGATTTCTCCTACGAAGTGTCCCGCTCGCTATACGCCTGCGAAGGGGCGTTGCTGGTGGTGGATGCCGGGCAGGGCGTGGAAGCCCAGTCGGTCGCCAACTGCTATACCGCCATTGAGCAGGGTCTGGAAGTGGTGCCCGTCCTCAACAAGATGGATCTGCCTCAGGCCGAGCCGGAGCGGGTCGCGGCGGAGATTGAGGATATCATCGGCATTGAGGCGTCTGACGCCGTGCGCTGCAGTGCCAAGAGCGGCATGGGCGTCGAGGACGTGCTGGAAGACCTGATCAAAAAGATTCCTCCGCCCAAGGGCGATCGCAGCGCGCCTTTGCAGGCACTCATTATCGATTCATGGTTCGATAACTACCTGGGCGTCGTCTCCCTGGTCCGGGTGACCGAAGGTACTCTTAAAAAGGGTGACAAAATCGTCATCAAGTCCACCGGCAAAGCATGGAATGCTGACAAGGTTGGTATTTTCAATCCCAAACCAACCGATACCGACATGCTGGAAGCCGGTGACGTCGGCTTCGTGGTCGCCGGCATCAAGGATATCCATGGCGCGCCGGTAGGCGACACCATTGTGCACCAGAAGTATGCCGCCGAAACGCCGATGTTGCCCGGCTTCAAGAAGGTCAAGCCGCAGGTCTATGCCGGGCTGTTTCCGGTCAGTGCGGACGACTACAACGATTTCCGGGACGCACTGGAGAAGTTGACCCTGAACGACGCCTCCCTGTTCTTCGAGCCTGAGAGCTCGGATGCCCTTGGCTTTGGTTTCCGTTGCGGTTTTCTCGGCATGCTGCATATGGAGATCATCCAGGAGCGGCTGGAACGGGAATACGATATCGACCTGATTACCACCGCCCCGACGGTCATCTATGAAGTGATTACCCGGCAGGGTGAGACGCTGTCGGTGGACAACCCCTCGAGCCTTCCGGATATTGGCTCTATTGAGGAAATGCGGGAGCCGATGGTGGAAGCCAATATCCTGGTACCCCAGGAGCATCTCGGCAACGTGATTGCCCTGTGTGAGGAGAAGCGGGGCGTTCAGAAGAACATGCATTTCATGTCGACCCAGGTTCAGGTGACCTACGAACTGCCAATGGCAGAGGTCGTGATGGACTTTTTTGACCGGATCAAGTCCGCCAGTCGCGGTTTCGCGTCGCTGGATTATCATTTTGTCCGGTTCCAGACCGCCAACCTGGTTCGGCTGGATGTGCTGATTAACTCGGAGCGGGTGGATGCACTGGCGCTGATTGTTCACAAGGAGCAGGCCCACCGCAAGGGGCGTCAGCTGATCGAGAAGATGAAGGAACTGATTCCGCGGCAGATGTTTGATATTGCCATTCAGGCTGCGATCGGGAACCAGGTCGTGTCGCGGGTGACGGTGAAGGCCCTGCGCAAGAATGTGACGGCCAAGTGTTATGGCGGCGACGTCAGCCGCAAGAAGAAACTGCTGCAGAAGCAGAAAGAAGGTAAAAAACGTATGAAGCAGCTGGGTAATGTCGAGGTGCCTCAGGAAGCGTTTCTTGCCGTACTGAAAGTGGATAACTAA
- a CDS encoding bifunctional diguanylate cyclase/phosphodiesterase: protein MMNTQELSLRRLLEFRNAWVAWLVFAVAVAVTFLLWQVSIKLVEDRTEARFRTQSLQLKSAIAERLLNYEQVLAGSAGLFAVAGDVSRDEWREYIDKVDINRYYPGIQGIGYVRRIGVRQMAEHISSVRAGGVHNYLVRPLGIGPYYYPMVYLEPGTERNRRALGYDAFSDPVHRRAMERARDDAVPTVTGKVVLVQEELGEDQASFLMYYPVYQGGKVPEIRAERRMMLAGFVFSAFRMNNLIDGIVGLISPFLDVRIYDAGVAERQNLMYGSNLGSLDNEFSFEMSQTISHGGREWLLQTRSTPAFDFLASDPRPPIVLGSGLVISVLLFLFVLALIRSRLMAQIGAGRYRAITEGAANVTLVMDRAGQALYASPSSLDILGFEPEQVQALNFEELVHGDDWPQLQKGFDDSVNTSGKQMPVMRVRIRDAEGRWRDMEGTFTDMLSVPGVEGVVLSLRDLTQLKAAQSELHRLAFYDPLTGLANRQLFRDRLNHVVSRSRRSGEPAALMFLDLDGFKRINDTLGHDSGDELLCQVAQWLTGCVREEDSVARLGGDEFVVLLSRIGGPDDAGKVAETILRSLCQRVRLNDHEVGITVSIGVTMIPHDSEDAGTLMKYADLAMYRAKELGRNTYQFFTPAMNIKAARRLLQQEELATALEGDRFVLHYQPKIDLASERVIGVEAFLRWHHPEKGLVSAQQFIGLAQETGLIVRLGEIALRQACIQVQALERAGFESLKMAVNLSVGQMTDSGFLDMIRKVITETGVSPERLELEMPAELLNEDPRMLRELLVSLHDLGVCLILDDFGTGSCSLVTLQQLPLDVIKIDHRFIRDIPYNVGATDVASAVIALARKLHLTVVAEGVETPQQLSFLKSHGCAQCQGNLFSYPLDEDALIGFLIRQYERPLIS from the coding sequence ATGATGAACACACAGGAACTCTCCCTCCGCCGGCTGCTGGAATTCCGCAATGCCTGGGTTGCGTGGCTGGTATTTGCGGTGGCGGTTGCCGTTACCTTTCTGCTCTGGCAGGTTTCGATCAAGCTGGTTGAAGACCGCACCGAAGCCCGTTTCCGCACCCAGTCGCTGCAGTTGAAATCGGCCATCGCTGAACGCCTCCTGAATTATGAGCAGGTTCTTGCCGGCAGCGCCGGTCTTTTCGCCGTGGCCGGCGATGTGTCCCGGGATGAGTGGCGGGAATACATCGACAAGGTGGATATCAATCGTTACTACCCCGGTATCCAGGGTATTGGCTATGTCCGTCGGATTGGCGTGCGGCAGATGGCCGAGCACATTTCATCGGTTCGGGCCGGGGGCGTTCACAACTATCTGGTGAGACCACTCGGCATCGGACCCTACTACTACCCCATGGTCTATCTGGAACCGGGAACCGAGCGGAACCGGCGCGCCCTGGGCTACGATGCCTTCAGTGATCCGGTTCATCGCCGCGCCATGGAGCGGGCCCGTGACGATGCGGTGCCCACGGTAACCGGGAAAGTCGTACTGGTTCAGGAGGAGCTCGGTGAGGATCAGGCAAGTTTTCTGATGTATTACCCCGTGTATCAGGGCGGCAAGGTACCCGAGATCCGGGCTGAGCGCCGCATGATGCTTGCCGGCTTCGTATTCAGTGCGTTCCGCATGAACAACCTGATTGACGGGATCGTAGGCCTGATATCACCATTCCTCGATGTCCGGATCTACGATGCCGGTGTCGCGGAGCGGCAGAACCTGATGTACGGCTCCAACCTTGGTTCGCTGGATAACGAGTTCAGCTTTGAGATGAGTCAGACCATCAGCCATGGAGGGCGGGAATGGTTGCTGCAGACCCGCTCCACACCGGCGTTCGATTTTCTGGCATCGGATCCCCGACCGCCCATTGTGCTTGGCTCTGGCCTGGTGATCAGTGTGCTGCTGTTCCTGTTCGTGCTGGCGCTGATCCGCTCACGCCTGATGGCCCAGATCGGTGCCGGGCGCTACCGGGCCATTACCGAGGGTGCGGCCAATGTCACGCTGGTGATGGATCGCGCCGGGCAGGCGCTTTATGCCAGTCCGTCCAGTCTCGACATCCTGGGCTTTGAACCGGAACAGGTACAGGCCCTGAACTTTGAAGAACTGGTGCATGGCGACGACTGGCCCCAGTTGCAGAAGGGTTTTGACGATTCCGTGAACACGTCGGGCAAACAGATGCCCGTTATGCGGGTTCGGATTCGCGATGCCGAGGGCCGTTGGAGGGATATGGAGGGCACGTTTACCGATATGCTGTCTGTGCCCGGCGTGGAGGGTGTTGTCCTGAGCCTCCGGGATCTGACCCAGTTGAAAGCGGCCCAGTCTGAACTGCATCGACTGGCGTTCTATGACCCGCTGACAGGGCTGGCAAACCGGCAGCTGTTCCGGGATCGTCTCAACCATGTGGTGAGCCGCAGCCGCCGAAGCGGCGAGCCGGCCGCCCTGATGTTCCTGGATCTGGACGGGTTCAAGCGCATCAATGATACCCTCGGGCATGATTCCGGTGACGAGCTGCTGTGCCAGGTGGCCCAGTGGCTGACAGGCTGTGTCCGGGAGGAGGATTCGGTTGCCCGGCTCGGCGGTGATGAATTTGTCGTGCTGTTGTCGCGGATCGGTGGTCCGGACGATGCCGGCAAGGTGGCAGAAACCATTCTGCGCAGCCTCTGCCAGCGCGTCCGTCTCAATGATCATGAGGTGGGCATAACGGTCAGTATTGGCGTCACCATGATTCCTCATGACAGCGAGGACGCCGGAACCCTGATGAAGTATGCGGATCTGGCCATGTACCGGGCCAAGGAGCTGGGGCGCAACACCTACCAGTTCTTCACACCGGCAATGAATATCAAGGCGGCCCGACGGCTGCTGCAGCAGGAGGAACTGGCAACGGCTCTGGAGGGCGATCGCTTCGTTCTGCATTACCAGCCCAAAATCGACCTGGCCAGCGAGCGGGTGATCGGGGTGGAGGCATTCCTGCGTTGGCACCACCCGGAGAAGGGGCTGGTCTCGGCCCAGCAGTTTATCGGCCTGGCGCAGGAGACAGGGCTGATTGTTCGCCTCGGCGAGATCGCCCTTCGCCAGGCCTGTATCCAGGTTCAGGCCCTTGAACGGGCCGGTTTTGAATCCCTGAAGATGGCGGTGAACCTGTCGGTTGGGCAAATGACCGACTCCGGCTTTCTGGATATGATCCGGAAAGTAATTACCGAGACAGGCGTATCGCCCGAGCGTCTGGAGCTGGAAATGCCGGCCGAGCTGCTCAACGAAGACCCGAGAATGCTGCGCGAGCTGCTGGTTTCGCTGCACGATCTTGGCGTCTGCCTGATTCTCGACGATTTTGGCACCGGATCCTGTTCACTGGTCACCTTGCAGCAGCTGCCGCTCGATGTCATCAAGATTGACCACCGGTTTATTCGCGACATCCCCTACAATGTGGGTGCGACCGACGTTGCTTCGGCGGTTATTGCACTGGCCCGCAAGCTCCATCTCACGGTCGTTGCCGAGGGCGTGGAAACACCGCAGCAGCTGAGTTTCCTGAAATCCCACGGCTGTGCCCAGTGCCAGGGCAACCTGTTCAGTTACCCGCTGGACGAGGATGCCCTGATCGGCTTTCTTATCCGGCAGTACGAAAGGCCGCTGATTTCCTGA
- the rpoE gene encoding RNA polymerase sigma factor RpoE yields MTQRNLVQAGQLAVKSGNPGNQSMTPDTDKQQGEKSDSQTDLQLVRKVRHGDRAAFDLLVVKYQSRVASIISRYVYDSQEVMDLTQETFVKAFRAIERFRGDSAFYTWLYRIAVNTAKNYLESRGRRPQGSADSAEAENFDDGSRLRDTASPERLLQREQLQKELNKAISQLPEELRSAFLLREYDGLSYEDIAGILECPIGTVRSRIFRARDAVDRHLGPLLNHSIT; encoded by the coding sequence ATGACGCAACGAAACTTGGTACAGGCCGGGCAACTGGCCGTGAAATCAGGGAACCCCGGCAACCAGTCCATGACACCTGACACCGACAAGCAGCAGGGAGAAAAATCCGACAGCCAGACGGACCTTCAGTTGGTTCGCAAGGTTCGTCATGGCGATCGCGCCGCCTTTGATCTGTTGGTGGTCAAGTACCAGTCGAGAGTTGCGTCGATCATCAGCCGATACGTTTACGATAGCCAGGAAGTCATGGATCTGACCCAGGAGACCTTCGTCAAGGCCTTCCGGGCGATTGAGCGTTTTCGCGGAGACAGTGCTTTCTACACCTGGCTCTACCGCATTGCGGTGAATACCGCAAAGAATTACCTGGAATCCCGGGGGCGGCGTCCCCAGGGCAGTGCCGATTCCGCCGAGGCGGAGAACTTTGACGACGGCTCCCGGCTTCGCGATACCGCCTCTCCGGAACGGCTGCTCCAGCGCGAGCAGTTGCAGAAGGAGTTGAACAAGGCAATTTCCCAGCTTCCCGAGGAGCTGCGCTCGGCGTTTCTGCTGAGGGAATACGATGGACTCAGCTATGAGGATATTGCCGGGATTCTGGAGTGTCCCATCGGCACCGTTCGTTCACGAATATTCAGGGCCCGGGATGCAGTTGATCGCCATCTAGGCCCTTTGCTCAACCACTCGATCACGTAA